In Brassica rapa cultivar Chiifu-401-42 chromosome A06, CAAS_Brap_v3.01, whole genome shotgun sequence, a single window of DNA contains:
- the LOC103871390 gene encoding probable carboxylesterase 4, mitochondrial — MLRRISSSSSLSSPPLFFRFFRHSPRYNFPLSSSRTAVSVSGHHHHHHRLSSPNTTLRSICSHSSSDLVSEHPPFVRIYKDGRVERLSGTETVPASLTPQNGVVSKDVVYSPKHSLSARLFLPHKARELAAGNKLPLLIYIHGGAWIVESPFSPIYHSFLTEVVRAASCLAVSVQYRRAPEHPIPAAYEDSWSAIRWVFSHSDGSGPVDWINEYADFNRVFLAGDSAGANMSHHMAMRAGKEKLSPRIKGVAIVHPAFWGTDPVDEHDVQDVETRRGIAQVWEEIASPNSVNGTDDPLFNVVGSDSDLSGLGCEKVLVAVAGKDVFVRQGLGYAAKLKKSGWGGDVEVVVEEEEDHCFHLLDPDSDNAPKFLKKFVDFITC, encoded by the coding sequence ATGCTCCGAAGaatctcctcttcctcctcgctCTCTTCGCCCCCTCTCTTCTTCCGCTTCTTTCGCCACTCTCCTCGCTATAACTTTCCGCTGTCATCTTCACGGACAGCCGTCAGCGTCTCcggtcaccaccaccaccaccaccggctTTCCTCTCCCAACACAACTCTTCGTAGTATATGTTCACACTCTTCATCTGATCTCGTCTCCGAGCATCCTCCCTTCGTCAGGATCTACAAAGACGGTCGCGTCGAGCGTCTTTCCGGCACCGAAACCGTCCCAGCGTCTCTAACTCCACAAAACGGTGTCGTCTCGAAGGACGTCGTGTACTCGCCAAAGCATAGCCTCTCCGCTCGTCTCTTCCTTCCTCATAAAGCCAGAGAACTCGCCGCCGGTAACAAACTCCCGTTGCTTATCTACATCCACGGCGGAGCATGGATCGTCGAGTCCCCTTTTTCTCCGATTTACCACAGTTTCCTGACGGAGGTTGTGAGAGCCGCGAGTTGCTTGGCGGTGTCGGTTCAGTACCGCCGTGCCCCGGAGCATCCGATCCCGGCGGCGTATGAGGATTCATGGTCTGCGATTCGGTGGGTCTTCTCGCATTCAGATGGGTCTGGTCCTGTGGATTGGATCAACGAATATGCTGATTTCAACAGAGTTTTCCTCGCCGGAGATAGCGCCGGAGCCAATATGTCGCACCACATGGCCATGAGAGCGGGTAAGGAGAAGCTTAGCCCTAGAATCAAAGGGGTTGCGATTGTTCATCCAGCTTTCTGGGGGACTGATCCTGTCGACGAGCATGATGTGCAAGACGTGGAGACGAGAAGAGGAATCGCGCAAGTTTGGGAGGAGATCGCGAGTCCGAATAGTGTTAATGGAACGGATGATCCGTTGTTTAACGTGGTTGGATCCGACTCGGATCTTTCCGGGTTGGGATGTGAGAAGGTTTTGGTTGCGGTGGCGGGGAAAGATGTGTTTGTGCGACAAGGGTTGGGCTACGCGGCGAAGCTGAAGAAGAGTGGGTGGGGAGGGGATGTTGAGGTGGTtgtggaagaagaggaagatcaTTGCTTTCATCTCTTAGACCCTGATTCTGATAATGCTCCAAAATTCTTGAAGAAGTTTGTCGACTTTATCACCTGTTGA
- the LOC117125860 gene encoding probable disease resistance protein At1g15890: protein MRADDELKMDCLSTNEAWELFQNVVGEAPLKKDSEILTLAKKNSEKCHGLPLALNVIGKAMSCKEDVHEWRHANDVLKSSSREFPGMEENILSVLKFSYDGLEDDKMKSCFLYCSLFPEDYEIKEEELIEYWINEGFINGKRDEDGSNNKGHVIIGLLVRAHLLMESETTVKMHDVLREMALWIGSTSAKQCVKTGVNLTLIPYDDINWSVLRRISLMRNQFDE, encoded by the coding sequence ATGAGAGCTGATGATGAGCTGAAAATGGATTGTTTGTCAACGAATGAAGCGTGGGAACTGTTTCAAAATGTAGTTGGAGAAGCCCCATTAAAGAAGGATTCGGAAATTCTCACACTCGCAAAAAAAAATTCCGAAAAATGTCATGGCTTGCCACTTGCACTCAATGTGATTGGCAAAGCCATGTCATGTAAAGAGGATGTACATGAATGGCGTCATGCAAATGATGTTCTCAAAAGTTCCAGCCGCGAGTTTCCAGGTATGGAAGAAAATATTCTTTCAGTTTTGAAGTTCAGCTATGATGGTTTAGAGGATGATAAGATGAAATCATGCTTCCTATACTGTTCTTTGTTCCCGGAAGATTATGAAATAAAGGAGGAGGAGTTGATAGAGTATTGGATCAATGAAGGATTTATAAATGGAAAGAGAGATGAAGATGGAAGTAACAACAAAGGTCATGTTATAATTGGTTTGTTAGTTCGTGCGCATCTATTGATGGAATCAGAAACTACTGTGAAAATGCATGACGTGTTACGTGAAATGGCTCTTTGGATAGGGTCTACGTCTGCAAAACAGTGCGTCAAAACAGGTGTGAACTTAACCCTTATACCATATGATGACATCAACTGGTCAGTTTTGAGAAGGATCTCGTTGATGCGTAATCAATTTGATGAATGA
- the LOC103871389 gene encoding probable carboxylesterase 3, giving the protein MLVTMPSYYVLSPFRPFFYFHYLLQKKTKMEPHRTSHLPPIRIHKDGRVERLSGNDVIPTSLDPQNDVVTKDVVYSPEHNLSVRLFLPHKSTKLAAGKKLPLLIYFHGGAYIMESPFSPVYHNYLAEVVKTSNCLAASVQYRRAPEHPIPAAYEDSWAAIQWIFSHSDGFGEEVWINELADFGRVFVAGANISHHMAIKAGKEKLHPRIKGVAMVHPGFWGKDPVDEKDVQDERIRSQVAEVWELASPNSVDGVDDPWLNVVGSGSDISGLGCERVLVAVAGKDVFGRQGLAYAAKLEKSGWRGELEVVEDEEEGHCFHIHNANSENALKLMKTFVEFMSSTVEE; this is encoded by the coding sequence ATGCTAGTAACGATGCCATCATATTACGTGTTATCACCATTTCGACCATTTTTTTACTTTCACTATcttctccaaaaaaaaacaaagatggaACCTCATCGTACTTCTCATCTTCCACCCATCAGAATACACAAAGACGGCCGCGTCGAGCGACTTAGCGGCAACGACGTCATCCCAACCTCACTAGACCCCCAAAACGACGTCGTGACAAAAGACGTCGTTTACTCACCAGAACATAACCTCTCCGTACGTCTCTTCCTCCCTCATAAATCGACAAAACTCGCCGCCGGTAAAAAACTACCTTTACTTATCTACTTCCACGGCGGAGCTTACATCATGGAGTCCCCTTTCTCCCCTGTTTACCATAACTACCTCGCAGAGGTCGTCAAAACCTCTAACTGCCTCGCCGCGTCGGTTCAATACCGCCGTGCACCGGAGCATCCGATACCGGCGGCGTATGAAGATTCTTGGGCGGCCATTCAGTGGATATTTTCTCATTCTGATGGGTTTGGTGAAGAGGTTTGGATCAATGAACTCGCTGACTTTGGCAGAGTCTTTGTCGCCGGAGCTAATATATCTCATCACATGGCGATAAAAGCAGGCAAAGAGAAGCTCCACCCTAGAATCAAAGGAGTTGCTATGGTGCATCCAGGTTTTTGGGGGAAAGATCCGGTCGACGAGAAAGATGTGCAAGATGAAAGAATCAGAAGCCAAGTGGCAGAGGTTTGGGAGCTAGCGAGTCCGAATAGTGTAGATGGGGTGGATGATCCGTGGTTGAACGTTGTCGGATCCGGGTCAGATATATCCGGACTGGGATGTGAGAGGGTTTTGGTTGCAGTTGCTGGAAAAGATGTGTTTGGACGGCAAGGGTTGGCTTACGCGGCGAAGCTGGAGAAGAGTGGGTGGAGAGGAGAGTTGGAAGTGGTGGAGGATGAAGAGGAAGGACATTGCTTCCATATCCATAACGCTAACTCTGAAAATGCTTTGAAGTTGATGAAGACATTTGTTGAGTTCATGTCATCCACTGTTGAAGAGTAg